A region of the Terriglobales bacterium genome:
GCCGATCCCCAAGGCGGCATTTGGCTGGGTCTCCGTAGCGGTGCGCTGGCCCGATACCATAATGGAAATTTCGAGACGATCTCGGTAAGCCAGAAGCAGGAGGTTCAGCCGATCAGGGACCTGCGAGTCGACTCTGACGGCGCGATTTGGGCTGCAACCAACCTTGGGCTCTTTCGATGGAAGGATGGGAAAGGAAACATTCTCAGCTCCCGGAACGGGCTTCCCTGTGACTCAATCAACGCATTCGTCAGAGACAACTCAGGCTCGCTTTGGCTTTCCACCGAGTGTGGCTTCGTTGTGATCGCTGATTCCGAAATTGAGAAGTGGCGCAAACAACCGGGGAGTACAGTGAAGGCAAGCACTCTTGATGCGTACGACGGCGCGCAACCTGCAGCTGCGCCCTTCAGCCCCCCGGCCTCCAAGTCAGTGGACGGGCGACTCTGGTTCGCAAATGAGAGTATTGTGCAGATGATTGATCCCAGCCATCTGGCGGGGAATACGATTCCTCCGCCGGTTCACATTGAACAAATCGTTGCCGACGGAAAGAACTACTCCCCCCGCGAGAATGTTCGTCTTCCTCCGCATACGCGTGACCTGGAAATTGACTTTACAGCATTGAGCTTTGTGGTCCCGCAGAAGGTTCACTTTCGCTATAAGCTGGAAGGCCGAGACGCCGACTGGCAAGATGCTCAGACGAGGCGTCAAGCCTTTTACAACGACCTTCCGCCCGCCAACTACAAGTTCCGCGTGATCGCCTGCAACAATGATGGGGTTTGGAACGAGGACGGCGCATTCCTGGATTTTTCCGTTGTCCCGGCCTACTATCAGACGACCTGGTTCCGCTCGTTGTGTGTGATTGCCTTCCTCGCGTTGATTGCAGCGCTTTATCGACTGAGGCTGCGGCAGGTAGCACGCCAATTCAACATGCGTCTCGAAGAGCGCGTTGGCGAGCGCATACGCGTCGCTCGAGATCTACACGACACTCTACTGCAGAGTTTTCAAGGCTTGCTGATGAAGTATGAGGCGGCCACCGACCTGCTCCCGGATAACGCCACCGAGGCGCGAAAGCTGTTCGAATCCACCACAGAGCAGGCCAGGAAGGCGATTATCGAGGGCCGTGATGCAGTGTATGGATTGCGCTCCTCCACCATCGTCACCAACGAACTCGCCCGGGCCATAAGCGCGGTGGGAGAAGAACTCGCTGCTATTCAGTCTGACGGGAATCGTTCCGAGTTCCGCGTGCTTGTGGAGGGCGCATCCAAAGACATCGTTCCGCTCATCCGCGATGAGATCTACCGCATTGGTTGCGAGGCGGTGCGTAATGCATTCAAGCACGCACATGCCAGAGGCATCGAGCTCGAACTCTGCTACGACCAACGAAAGTTTCGCTTGCGAGTTTCGGACGACGGAAGAGGCATTGATCCGAAAATCCTTGCCGAAGGCGGAAGCCCCCGACACTACGGCATGCCCGGCATGCAGGAGCGCGCCAGGCTAGTGCGGGGTAAGCTGACTGTTCTGAGCAAGCCTGGTTCGGGCACGGAGATAGAGCTGACCATTCCCGCCTCCGTTGCGTACATGAAATCGCCAGAGCCGGCCTCGCAGTACCACCTGCGGTAGCGAGTGGGTCGGACCGATGCGTCCTAGCATCGGCCCCCAATACAATTCGGATTCTTGCGGTTGACGATCATCCCCTGTTCCGAAATGGGATAGCCGCCCTTCTCGCTGGCCAGCCGGACATGAGTCTGGTTGCAATGGACGGGAAGCGATTCAGCAGTTCCGCGTCTGCGGCCACAGGCGTGCAATGCACTAATGTCTCGAATTCACTTTGAAACTGTCATCCCTCGGGCCGCCGCGTGAATGTGAATGTGCCTCCCGAGTTGAACGCGGCCCGGGGGATCTGCTGTGCTTCCCAGCGAATTTGAGTAGAGCAACGGATTACGCTTGAACTCACCTTAATTCACTGGTGTTCGCGGAACAGCGAATTTATCAGCGAATCTAACAGTGAATTTTTCTAAAAACGGCCGGCGAGCAACGGACGGTTCCCCCCAACCGCCTGCTGTGTCTTGGATTTACGGAGAACTGCGATTTTTTCCGCCACAAGGAACAGTGAATAACAGTGAATAAGCAGTGAATTCGGAAATTCGCGATCCGTTGCTCGCACCCACGTCGCGGTGATTGCGACGAGCAATCACCCCTAACCCGCGAGTTTCAAAATGAAATTTTCGTTGACTTGCAATCTTGACTCGTGGTACCACCGAACCATGTTCGGTGCTGAGGGAAGGGCGCTGGACATTGCGAAAGCAGAGCGCGACGGCCATCGACTCCCTCTATCCTTGTGCCCTACTCGCAGCAATCAAGTCCGGCACATCTCGGAAGACTCTTCGTCCGCCGCGGCGGCGCTCAGAATGACAGTCTTGCACGTGTGACTTCTTCAGAAAGTCTAAATGGCCGTGCTCAGAACTGCAGCTTAAGCGCCAACTGGATCGAGCGTGGGCCGCCGATCTGGTAGAGAGGGTTGAGGCCTCCGCTCTGGCCGCCGCTTCCGAGGAAGCTGTTCAGCATCTGGGTTGATTGTCCAAATTGAGGAGAGGTCATAAAGCTGATGGGACTTCCAAAATTTGGGTGGTTGAAGATGTTGAAGAAATCCGATCGCGCCTGAAGAGATAGCCGCTCGGTAAACCGGAACTGCCGGCGCAGCGTCAAGTCCCACTGTGTCGCGCCGAAGCCGCGAAGCGCGTTACGTCCCAGATTTCCTTGCGCCGTAGCCGGAGTAGCGAACACCGCCTTATTGATAACCTTGCCTCCCGGCGCGTTGGGACTATTGAGATAGAAGGGCACACCCGGAACCACATCCGGACGCTGCACGCTGTTGATTCCGGATAGAGCACTTTCCAGAGCTCCGAAAGGATTGATTCCCGTTACGACATTCACCGGAGGAGCACTTCGCGCGTAGATGATCGAATCCGTAGACCAGCTTCCAAAGATTTGTTTTAGGATCCCACTCTCTGGTCCCGGAATGTCGTAGGAAACAGCGGCCGAGAAAGTGTGGCGTATGTCGTAGTCAGACGAGGCGCGTTCCGATGCCGGTGTTGTTTTGCTCAGCGGTATGTTCTGGAAATTGCCATCCGCGGAGACGTCGTCGATGGAGTGTGACCAGGTATAGGAAACGAGCGTCTGCAGGCCGTGCGATAACCGGTGACGAAATTGCTCTTGAAGCGCGTTGTAACTGGAGGTTCCGGCATTGCTGAGCACATCAAACTCACCGGTAGCGACGTTCGGATTCGGGGCAAAGTAGATGTCATGTCGCATCAGTTTGCGGCCGCCGGCGCCCACGTACGTGAGACTTAGAACATTGGATCCCCCGAAATTCTCTTCGACTGCCGCGTTCCATTCGTACGTCCTTGGCAACTCATGATTCGGATCTACCACCTCGAGGAATCCCGCTGGCGGCGAGGTAGTGAACGGCGGTGGAGCCGCGCTGGCGGCGCTTATCGGGAATGAAACGTTGGCAATCGTCTTCGACAGAGCGTACGGAAACGCACTGGATCCATTTGCCACCTGGGAATATCCGAGATCGTAAAAAATCCCACCGCCGGCCCTGACCACAAGGTTTGGAAGAGCTTGCCACGCAATCCCGAGCCGGGGCGCGAAGTCGTCTTTCTGCGCACTCCACAATGGCGTGCCCGGCGGCGCGAGCGCCATGGTGGAAAAATTGTTTACCTGATTCACCGTGAAAGGAAGGGTTCCATTGGGAGAGGATGGTGCATCGTTGTACTCCCAGCGCACGCCGTATGTGACAGTTAGCTTCGGAGTTACCTTCCACGTGTCTTGCGCATAGAGGCTCCAATTCGGGAACACCAGTGTAGAAGGCGTCCGGGCGGCTATGAATGCTTGAGGTGCCTTGTTGGCGAGAACGTTCGCAAGAGACCGATAGAGATACTGGAGCTGATACGGAGCCGTGTTTTCTTCCGGGCGCAAACGACGATAATCCACTCCAAACTTCAGCTCGTGCGCAGCAATAGTGTGAGTAACGGAGTCGGCTACGTTGATCTGCTGTATCAAGTTCGTTCCGAGCTCGCCGTCTTCGAATCTGAGACCGAAGGGATTCGTATCGCCGAGAAATAAAAACAGTGCGTTCTGTAGAGAATTCCCTAAAGGAAACAGCACTGAAGGGGATAGAGGGACTCCCCCGCCAAAATTATCAAGGGAGTAAGAGCTCTGAGCTCTGCTTCGGCTGTAGTTGAAGCGGACCTCGTTTGTGAGCCGCGGGGTGAACACCTGGTTGCTGCCGAATGTAGCGGTTTGCGTGTGGTAGTCGGTATGCAAGACGGTGTTGTAAGCCAACTGTTGCGATGGAGTGGACGATCGCTGGTCTGAGTTCGAGGGTGCGTCGCTGTACCTTCCAAACACCGTCACTTTGCTTGATAGCAAGTAGTCGATGCGGCCACTATAAGAATCGAGAGTGGACGGATCGGAATAGGTCGCAACAAATGCGGCTGTGCCATTGCCAAGGTCTGGGCCGTTCGGTTTTGGGAATCCATTCATGAGCGGCTGCACCGCTGCCGGCGCGCTCTGGATGGTTGCCAGCGTGGGAACATAGGTGTTCGCTACCTTGGGCTGGCGCATTCTCAGGCCTTCATAAGAGCCGAAAAAGAAAAGCTTGTCTTTGATGATGGGGCCGCCAAACACGCCGCCGAAGTCGTTCTGCCGCAATGCCGCTTTCTTCAGGCCTTTGTTGTTGGCGAACCAGTCGTTGGCGTCGAGCACGTCGTTGCGGAAGTATTCGAAAGCGGTGCCATGGTAGCCATTGGTGCCGGACCTGGTAACTACGGAAACCTGGGCGCCGGGAGCTCGCCCGAATTCAGGAGCAAACGTCGATGTCTGAATTCGGAATTCCTGCAGAGCATCGAGCGATACCAGGTTGCTCATGCCCCCAAAGGCGCTCGTCGCCGGAAGCTGTCCTGCACCCCCCTGGCCCAGATTGGAACCGCTGGTTCCCAGATTCGCAGCCACTCCATCCACCATGAAGTAATTGGCATCGGGCCGCTGCCCGTTCACGCTGAATTGCCCCTGCTCCTGGAAATTTGAGGGAGTCAGCACGACACCGGGTGTCAGATCAAGCAGCGAGCTGAAGCTGCGACCGTTCAGCGGCAGGTTCTCCACCAAACGGCGGTCGATCAGAGTACTCACCGCCGCCGACTCCGTGTTCACCAGAGGCGCGCCACCTTCCACGGTAACGCTATCGGAGGCGACGCCTACCGGCATCTCGAAGTCGATTTCGAGAGTGTCCTGCACATGAAGAGTTACATCGGGCTTGATTAACTTCCTGAAGCCCGCCTTTTCCACCTCGAGGCGATAGCCGGCGGGGGGAAGGTTCGTTAAGTAGTATGCGCCCGATTTATTGCTCGTCGTTTCGTAATGGGAATTGGTGCCGGCGCTCACCGCAGTGATTCTCGCCCCGGCGATCAGCGCCTTCGTGGGATCGGTTATGTGGCCCGAGAGCGAGGCATTCGTAGATTGCGCGCGAAGCATGCACCCCAGCGCGGTAACGAATAAGAGCGTTAGGGTGAAACTTCGGAGCATGATTCACACCTGTAGTGATGATTGGGCTACGAGGCTACTTCTGCAGCCTCGGCGGGTCAATACCCACATCTGGTTTCATCCTGATCCCCTGAACGAGGTATGCGGTTGGGATGAGCGGGACTCGCGGTACCACCTGCGGTAGCGGGTAGGCGGTGCTGGGCGGCCGAGCCCAGCGTCGGTGTCAGGGGGCGTGGAGCGACCGCAGATGTGATCGGACCGATGCTAGACGCATCGGTCCGACCCACCCGCTACCGCAGGTGGTACCCTGACTGCCGCCCATCCGCCCTGACGCACCGCCCACACGCTTAGTCCTGCCGGTTCATTACGTAGTCTATTGCTTGTTGGACGCCCTGCTCGCTCCATAGGTATCGTCTGCTTCCATGGTCTGACCAGGGACTGTGTGGGCTCTTCCAATACCCTTGTTCTCGCAGTGTTCGAGTGGCATTGGATTTCAGGGCGTTGAGTACCAATTCGGGACGAGTGCCATTACAGGAAACCACTGCATGTACATGGTTGGTCCTGACATTGACCGCGAGCGGGTTCCACTGGCGTATCATGCAGGTGTTCCGGATGGCTCGCTCGACGAGGTTCCGCTGCTCGATGCTAAGTGCGACCGGCGGTTGCTTCATGAGACGTTGATCTTGCCTCCGCCAATCCTCGTCTTGCGGCAGAAACGGTGAACCGTATTGGTTATGAAGCCGGTCAGTTGATCCACGCTCATCACCATGCAGTGCCATAACAACGGAAGCTGATGAAGTAAGCCAGAGCTGGAACATCAACCATAGCGCGCAGAGTGTATCAGGAGTGCAGGACCTGCGCGCTCGCGGTACCACCTGCAGTAGCTCGTGAGTCCGGTCGTCGCCGTACGCGACCAGCCGGTGTTCACGGTACCACCTGCTATAGCGGGTGGGTCGGTTGGGAGAAAAACAGCACCTTGCTGAGCCCTTAAAGCCAAGCACTTCAGGCCACCTTGATGCCGCCTTCCGCCAGAAGGAATCCGGCAGTGGCCACAAGCAAATGCGATAAGATGACGCCGCTGTGGCAATCGCGCACCGACGAGTACGAGAAGTTGTCGCACTAGGCATTGTGCTGGCCGGAGTGCTGCGCGCCTTCGCATTAGATCCATCGCTCGACGTCAGCCAATACGCGCACACTGCCTGGAAGGTGCGAGACGGCTTCACCAAAGGCCAGATCACTTCGCTTGCGCAAACTTCTGATGGCTATCTGTGGTTGGGCACGGAATTCGGCCTCATGCGCTTTGACGGCGCGCGTGCCGTCCTGTGGCAGCCGCCAGCAGGTCAACTGCCAGGCAATTACATCGGAGCGCTGCTGGTTTCCCGCGACGACACCCTTTGGATTGGCACATTGAAGGGGCTCGCGAGCTGGAAAAACGGCAAGCTGACCACCTATCCCGAGCTGTCTGAGGAGAATGTAGGCGCATTGCTCGAAGACCGCGAGGGCACAGTTTGGGTCGGCACTATCTCGACTCTGGGGGCTGGTGGCAGGCTCTGCGCCATCCGGAACGGGAGCTTGCAGTGCCACGGCGAAGACGGCAGCTTGGGACCTGGAGTTATGGACTTGTTTGAGGACTCCAAGGGAAACCTCTGGGTGGGAGCGCAGAACGGGTTCTGGCGGTGGAAGCCTGGCACGTCGGAATTCTTCTCGGTGCCCGGAGAGCTGGATGGTGTCCGGTTTGGAGGAGATGACGATGGCGCACTGATCATTGGCGGTTTGACTGGACTAAAGCGCTTCAAGGGTGGCCACATTGAGCCATTTACTGTCTCTGGTCTTGTCCAGCCGTTCTCTGTCAGGCGAATGCTGCGCGACCGCGACGGAGCTTTGTGGATCGGCACCGCTGAAAGTGGAATTGTTCACGTGCATCAGGGAAAGGAAGATGTCTTTTCCCAAGCCGATACGCTTACCGGTAACAACCCGGGACACCTTATAGAGGATCGAGAAGGGAATGTTTGGGTCTCCACTCTCGACGGTCTCGACCGGTTTCGGCCTTACAGTATTCCCACCATTTCTGTGAAACAGGGGCTCTCGAATTCCGCGGCATGGACCGTTCTCGCGGCGAAAGACAGCAGCGTTTGGATCGGGACTTACAATGCACTGAACAGGTGGGAGCGCGGACAAATCACTGTGTTCGGCCGCCACATCGGCTCTCAGAATTCTGACGGGAAACCCATTGGACTCATGCCCACCTCTCTGTTTCAAGACAGCGAGGGGCGGGTATGGGTCGCAACCACTCACGAATTCGGATACCTGGAGAATGACCGGTTTGTCCCGGTGACTGCACTTCCGGGCGGATACGTGAATTCTATAGCGGAAGTTCCGGCGGGACACCTGTGGGTTGCGTACCAGGACGCAGGTCTCTTTCATCTATTCCAGGGAAGAGTAGTCCAACGGATTCCCTGGGCTGGCTTTGGACACAAAGACCCCGTCAAGGTCTTGGTCGCTGATCCTTCGCAAAATGGCCTGTGGCTCGGCTTTTATCAAGGCGGAGTGGCCTACTTCGCAGACGGACGTATTCGTGAGTACTACTCCAGCGGCAACGGCCTTGGAGAAGGAATCGTCAACGACCTTCGCTTTGGGCCACGCGGCGCGCTTTGGGTCGCGACCGAAAGCGGGCTTAGCCGGATTAAGGATGGCAAAGTCGCAACCCTTACGAGCAAGAATGGGCTGCCCTGCGATTCGGTCCTCTGGATGATGGAGGATGACGACCATGCCTTTTGGCTCTTGATGCCGTGCGGCCTCGTGCGCCTTACCAAATCGGAACTGGACGCATGGGTTGGCGATCCCAACAAAATCCTGAGTACTACGGTGTTCGATAATTCTGACGGGGTCCGGACTCGTGCCCGCGCTGGAGGATTTACGCCGCATGTGGCTAAGTCTCAGGATGGGAAAATACGGTTCGCCGCCTGGGACGGTGTCAGCGTCATTGATCCGCACCACCTCTCTTTCAACAAACTTCCGCCGCCAGTGCACGTCGAGGAAATCATCGCCGATGGCAAGACCTACGACGCCACAGACGGTTTGCGTCTGCCTCCCCTCGTACGCGATCTGGAGATTCATTACACCGCGCTCAGCCTCGTTGCGCCCGATAAGATCCGTTTCCGATTCAAGCTCGAAGGACAGGATAAGGACTGGAGAGAGGTGGTCAACCGACGTCGCGTGGAATACTCGAATCTTCCTCCTCGCAACTACCGCTTCCGCGTGAGCGCGAGCAATAACAGCGGCGTGTGGAACGAGGCCGGCACGTTCCTGGATTTCTCTGTCGCCCCCGCTTACTACCAGACCATCTGGTTCCGTTCAGTGTGCGTGATCGCCTTCCTCGGTTTGCTCGCCGCGCTCTATGAACTGCGGCTAAGGCAAGTGGCGCGGCAGTTCAATATGCGTCTGGAAGAGCGCGTGAACGAGCGCATACGCATTGCGCGCGATCTGCACGATACCCTGCTGCAAAGTTTTCAAGGCGTGCTGCTGAAGTTTCACGCCGTAACGTACCTGCTGCCGGATCGCGCTGCCGAGGCCCAGAAGAATCTTGAGGCCGTGATCGAGCAGGCCAGGGCAGCGATCACCGAGGGGCGGGATGCGGTGCAGGGGTTGCGCTCGTCCGCGCTTGTCACTAACGACCTTGCGGGTGCGATCACCGCGCTCGGAGAAGAACTCGCTGCCTGTCAAACCGATCAGAATTCTCCCGACTGTCGCGTGCATGTGGAGGGCGCAGCCCGGAATCTTGCTCCGATCCTCTGCGACGAGGTCTACCGTATTGCGGGCGAGGCATTGCGCAATGCATTTCGACATGCACACGCGACGCGGATCGAAGTGGAAATCCGGTATGACCGGCGGCAGTTTCGCGTGCGGGTTCGAGACAACGGCAAGGGCATTGACTCGAAGATTCTTGGTGGAGACGGGCGCGCCGGACACTACGGCCTGCCCGGCATGCACGAGCGCGCCAAGCTCGTAGGAGGCAGGCTGGCGGTCTGGAGCGAAGTCGATTCCGGTACCGAGCTCGAGCTGACGATTCCCGCCTCCGTTGCCTACGCCAAGTCAGCCGCTGGCAGCCCGTCGGTCCCCGTGGGAAAAGGCGCTTGATGAGCCATGAGCGCGGCCCCAATCCAATTCGGATTCTTGCGGTTGACGATCACCCTCTGTTCCGAAATGGGATCGCCGCCCTTCTCGCCAGCCAGCCGGACATGAATCTGGTTGGCGAAGCTTCCAACGGACGAGAAGCGATTCAGCAGTTCCGCGCGCAACACCCCGACATCACTCTCATGGACTTGCAGATGCCTGAGATGAATGGCCTTGATGCAATCATCGCCATTCGCCGAGAATTTCCCGAAGCGCGGATCATCGTATTGACCACTTACAAAGGGGATGTTCAGGTGCTGCGAGCCATGAAGCTCGGCGCTCGGGCTTACCTGCTGAAGAGTCTGCTGGATAAGGAACTCCTGAACACCATCCGCGCCGTTCATGCCGGAAAAACGACGCTTTCCGCCGAGGCCTCTGATGAGCTTGCCGAGCATGCCGGCGATGAGGCGCTGACGCCGGCGGAGGTCGACGTACTCAAGCTGATTGCCGCCGGGAATGCCAATAAGCAGATTGCCGCGCAGCTCTCGGTCACGGAAGAAACCGTTAAGGGACGAGTCAAGAACATCCTCTCCAAATTGGGCGCAAACGATCGAACTCACGCCGCGATGATTGGACTGAAGCGCGGAATTATCGAATTCTAGCGGAGTGCATTAATCCTCGGAAGTCGAGCCCGTCGTCACTATGTAAATGTTTGATCCGTGTTCTGACGATTCCAACTCCAAGAATCTCAGTCATTTAAGGCTATCGCCATCTTGAGACTGTCATCCCTCCCGTCCGACGCGGGGGATCTGCTTTTCCTGCGAGACGAGAGACAGCAGATCCCCCACTCCGCCTAAGATGCATCGACACATGAACAGCTTCGCTGCGGAGTGAGGGATGACAGCGCCTGAGAGGGTGGCTATCCCAACCGCCGCACATCGGAGAAAGTTAGTAATTGGACTTCTCATTCCCAAAATGAACCTAACGATTCCCTGTTGACTCCCTGTTAACTTTTTGCATCTCGCAAAAAAGACCTCTAAGCCTTTTGTTCACGGTTGCTTACAAAAAAATCCACAGAAATCCCTGTTCATTCCCTGCCCGCTGACGGGAAATTTGCGATTTTTGGGCAGAATTCGAAGATTTTCAGATCGAATTCGAAAACTCGCCTGTTATTCTCGCTGTTCCGGCTCGGACGATAGATTTTCCGCATGTTTCTAAGACCCCGAAAGAGGTATCTCGTCCCGCCCTTTTGGGGCTTTTTTGCGCACTCCTTAATTAGATAGCCTGCGAATGAGGTAATTTTGCGACGGCTATTCTCAACATTCGCCACAGGCCGGCCTGGCGTGGGTCTTCTGTTCATGCGGCTGGTTGCTGGGGCTTTACTAAGTGTTCACGGGATCATGAAACTGCGAACCGGGCCGATAGTTCCAGACGTCCTTGCGATCGCTGCCGGAGTGCTTCTGCTCGCAGGTTTGTGGACGCCCATCGCGGGATCGCTGGTGGCGATCCTCGGACTATGGAACATAATTTCACAATCTGGAGATCCGTCGGCGAATATTCTGTTGGGAACCATGGGCTTAGCTTTGGCGTTGCTGGGACCTGGCGCTTGGTCAGTGGATGCTCAACTTTTTGGATGGAAGCGCATTGATGTTCGAGACCGAAGGAACTAATAGTCATCCGCTCTTTTGCGGATCTTTCATGGATCTGGGATTTTTTCCCAGAACAGCACTTGTTTTCAATCGGGACCCTTCAATTTAAGTACGAGGAGCCGAATATGACGAATGCAGCTCGAATACGAATCTTGAGCGTGGAAGACCACCCATTACTTCGCGAGGGGATCGCCGCAATCATCAATTGCCAGCCGGACATGTTGCTCGTGGCGGAAGCCCCGAATGGCAAGGAGGCGATTGAAAAGTATCGCGCCGTGAGACCTGATGTCACCCTTATGGACCTCAGGCTGCCGGATCTCAGCGGCATCGAGGCGATGATCGCCATCCGATCGGAGTTTGCCGACGCTCGCATCATCATACTGACGACGGCTGCAGGCGATGTCGAGATTTGTCGGGCTCTGAGAGCGGGAGCGCATGCGTATCTGCTGAAGAGCATGCCTCCGCAAGAAATGATTGCCACGATTCGCCAGG
Encoded here:
- a CDS encoding two-component regulator propeller domain-containing protein; this encodes MRPTIRRRVPFSRILASCLFSLLVCGPARALDPSRLVSQYGHSAWRIQDGVFSGAPHAITQTADGYLWIGTESGLLRFDGVRFVPWTPPEGKALPNSAIYSLLGTGDGSLWIGTGRGLARWKDGRLVNYQGVVGRINSIIEDRKGALWIARSRSGDATGPLCQVMGTNLRCYGKADGIQVLYGEPLVEDSLGNLWIGGSKGLCRWKPGSSSIYLEKELKQADGLSGVAGLAAAEDGSLWVGITRPGKALGLRQFAKEVSKSYIVPGIDGSSLAVNTLFLDRSNTLWVGTPSQGLFRVHDGRAAHFRSADGLSSDSIEHFYQDREGNLWVVTSKGIDCFRDLRVASFSVREGLSADVVDSVLAAHDGTVWIGNHGGLDLIRQGTLSNITPRDGMPGERVTSLFEDDAGRLWVGVDGGLAVYDHKRFQSIRRPDGSSVGPVVAMTEDTDHNIWAETIGSQPSMVRIRDQQVRDVFPASQIPRASRLAADPQGGIWLGLRSGALARYHNGNFETISVSQKQEVQPIRDLRVDSDGAIWAATNLGLFRWKDGKGNILSSRNGLPCDSINAFVRDNSGSLWLSTECGFVVIADSEIEKWRKQPGSTVKASTLDAYDGAQPAAAPFSPPASKSVDGRLWFANESIVQMIDPSHLAGNTIPPPVHIEQIVADGKNYSPRENVRLPPHTRDLEIDFTALSFVVPQKVHFRYKLEGRDADWQDAQTRRQAFYNDLPPANYKFRVIACNNDGVWNEDGAFLDFSVVPAYYQTTWFRSLCVIAFLALIAALYRLRLRQVARQFNMRLEERVGERIRVARDLHDTLLQSFQGLLMKYEAATDLLPDNATEARKLFESTTEQARKAIIEGRDAVYGLRSSTIVTNELARAISAVGEELAAIQSDGNRSEFRVLVEGASKDIVPLIRDEIYRIGCEAVRNAFKHAHARGIELELCYDQRKFRLRVSDDGRGIDPKILAEGGSPRHYGMPGMQERARLVRGKLTVLSKPGSGTEIELTIPASVAYMKSPEPASQYHLR
- a CDS encoding TonB-dependent receptor, translating into MLRSFTLTLLFVTALGCMLRAQSTNASLSGHITDPTKALIAGARITAVSAGTNSHYETTSNKSGAYYLTNLPPAGYRLEVEKAGFRKLIKPDVTLHVQDTLEIDFEMPVGVASDSVTVEGGAPLVNTESAAVSTLIDRRLVENLPLNGRSFSSLLDLTPGVVLTPSNFQEQGQFSVNGQRPDANYFMVDGVAANLGTSGSNLGQGGAGQLPATSAFGGMSNLVSLDALQEFRIQTSTFAPEFGRAPGAQVSVVTRSGTNGYHGTAFEYFRNDVLDANDWFANNKGLKKAALRQNDFGGVFGGPIIKDKLFFFGSYEGLRMRQPKVANTYVPTLATIQSAPAAVQPLMNGFPKPNGPDLGNGTAAFVATYSDPSTLDSYSGRIDYLLSSKVTVFGRYSDAPSNSDQRSSTPSQQLAYNTVLHTDYHTQTATFGSNQVFTPRLTNEVRFNYSRSRAQSSYSLDNFGGGVPLSPSVLFPLGNSLQNALFLFLGDTNPFGLRFEDGELGTNLIQQINVADSVTHTIAAHELKFGVDYRRLRPEENTAPYQLQYLYRSLANVLANKAPQAFIAARTPSTLVFPNWSLYAQDTWKVTPKLTVTYGVRWEYNDAPSSPNGTLPFTVNQVNNFSTMALAPPGTPLWSAQKDDFAPRLGIAWQALPNLVVRAGGGIFYDLGYSQVANGSSAFPYALSKTIANVSFPISAASAAPPPFTTSPPAGFLEVVDPNHELPRTYEWNAAVEENFGGSNVLSLTYVGAGGRKLMRHDIYFAPNPNVATGEFDVLSNAGTSSYNALQEQFRHRLSHGLQTLVSYTWSHSIDDVSADGNFQNIPLSKTTPASERASSDYDIRHTFSAAVSYDIPGPESGILKQIFGSWSTDSIIYARSAPPVNVVTGINPFGALESALSGINSVQRPDVVPGVPFYLNSPNAPGGKVINKAVFATPATAQGNLGRNALRGFGATQWDLTLRRQFRFTERLSLQARSDFFNIFNHPNFGSPISFMTSPQFGQSTQMLNSFLGSGGQSGGLNPLYQIGGPRSIQLALKLQF
- a CDS encoding two-component regulator propeller domain-containing protein; this translates as MAIAHRRVREVVALGIVLAGVLRAFALDPSLDVSQYAHTAWKVRDGFTKGQITSLAQTSDGYLWLGTEFGLMRFDGARAVLWQPPAGQLPGNYIGALLVSRDDTLWIGTLKGLASWKNGKLTTYPELSEENVGALLEDREGTVWVGTISTLGAGGRLCAIRNGSLQCHGEDGSLGPGVMDLFEDSKGNLWVGAQNGFWRWKPGTSEFFSVPGELDGVRFGGDDDGALIIGGLTGLKRFKGGHIEPFTVSGLVQPFSVRRMLRDRDGALWIGTAESGIVHVHQGKEDVFSQADTLTGNNPGHLIEDREGNVWVSTLDGLDRFRPYSIPTISVKQGLSNSAAWTVLAAKDSSVWIGTYNALNRWERGQITVFGRHIGSQNSDGKPIGLMPTSLFQDSEGRVWVATTHEFGYLENDRFVPVTALPGGYVNSIAEVPAGHLWVAYQDAGLFHLFQGRVVQRIPWAGFGHKDPVKVLVADPSQNGLWLGFYQGGVAYFADGRIREYYSSGNGLGEGIVNDLRFGPRGALWVATESGLSRIKDGKVATLTSKNGLPCDSVLWMMEDDDHAFWLLMPCGLVRLTKSELDAWVGDPNKILSTTVFDNSDGVRTRARAGGFTPHVAKSQDGKIRFAAWDGVSVIDPHHLSFNKLPPPVHVEEIIADGKTYDATDGLRLPPLVRDLEIHYTALSLVAPDKIRFRFKLEGQDKDWREVVNRRRVEYSNLPPRNYRFRVSASNNSGVWNEAGTFLDFSVAPAYYQTIWFRSVCVIAFLGLLAALYELRLRQVARQFNMRLEERVNERIRIARDLHDTLLQSFQGVLLKFHAVTYLLPDRAAEAQKNLEAVIEQARAAITEGRDAVQGLRSSALVTNDLAGAITALGEELAACQTDQNSPDCRVHVEGAARNLAPILCDEVYRIAGEALRNAFRHAHATRIEVEIRYDRRQFRVRVRDNGKGIDSKILGGDGRAGHYGLPGMHERAKLVGGRLAVWSEVDSGTELELTIPASVAYAKSAAGSPSVPVGKGA
- a CDS encoding response regulator transcription factor, with amino-acid sequence MSHERGPNPIRILAVDDHPLFRNGIAALLASQPDMNLVGEASNGREAIQQFRAQHPDITLMDLQMPEMNGLDAIIAIRREFPEARIIVLTTYKGDVQVLRAMKLGARAYLLKSLLDKELLNTIRAVHAGKTTLSAEASDELAEHAGDEALTPAEVDVLKLIAAGNANKQIAAQLSVTEETVKGRVKNILSKLGANDRTHAAMIGLKRGIIEF
- a CDS encoding response regulator transcription factor yields the protein MTNAARIRILSVEDHPLLREGIAAIINCQPDMLLVAEAPNGKEAIEKYRAVRPDVTLMDLRLPDLSGIEAMIAIRSEFADARIIILTTAAGDVEICRALRAGAHAYLLKSMPPQEMIATIRQVHAGKRCIPPEIAAGLAEHLSDEALSEREVEVLRHVAAGNRNRDVADRLSVAVETVKAHMKHIMDKLGASDRTQAVAIAVRRGIIDL